One Antennarius striatus isolate MH-2024 chromosome 9, ASM4005453v1, whole genome shotgun sequence genomic window, GGTTCTGTGTTTTGAACCAGCTTGCATGACTTGGTGATATCTCAGATTAAGCTTTAAATTCCTCAATAACAAGCTGACTAAACCTTTTTCTGCCATTGAAAAATAACTGCGATTTTTAAATCACAGAGACGACATTCCCTCTGAAGATtaatgttattatcattataagtATATTATAGCAGTCGTAGTTATAGTTGTAATAGTAtcatcattataattattagCAGTAGTTGGTAAACTACATTTTCAAGCAGTCTGACCACCCTGAGCAGCTCCCTGTGTGTCACAGCAGGTTGGATTCGTGTTACACAAACATCACTGCCTTGAAAGTCCACCAAAACCTGTagttcattattatttaatgacACAGATCTCCACCGATGCAGGATGCACAACTTATCTCTTAGCTTTAGATTTCTGCTCGAAACTGGTTGTTGAATTATCTTACATCTGCAGAGATGTTGATGAAAAAACGATTATGACAATTCATATCAAATGAAATTCTGCCCCACTGCACTGACATCACATTACACCTTAAAGCACAAACATATTAAAGACTTAAAGAAAAACTGACATGCCACTGTACACAGAAGGTCCTTTTATTTAACCAGTTAACTTTTGCATTAATTCTGACTCATGCATTACAAAACACAAGGTGAAAAAGGATGACCTTGCATTAGAACACTTAATGTCAAAtgacataaatgtaaaaataaaacaatgcttTTTCACTGTCttatcaaaatataaaaaattgtcatttaagaattaaaatgtatttgagacaaaaacattaaatctacagaaaacaaaaaaatgctttgaTTTATTGTTACCTTTCAAATTTGTTCTGTATACAGTGTATCACTTTCTCACACCAACTTTGAAAATCCATCAATTGCTCTTGATCATTACGCAGCAGCACAAGGGCATGCTATAAACACATGAACACCAAAAGGGTTTATTACTGTAAGGCTCcgtaataaatacataaatactgtagtataatttaAAAGGCACATAATGAAGCATTCTGTCAAAAATGATTCACATTCAACAATGTTTCTTCCCTTTTCTCAATCTTATTTGAGGTGCAATttaaaagggaagaaaaattAGTGCTTTTACCAGCTTCAGCTGTCATATGTATCTccgtgaaaataaattttaaaggAAGTAGTTCAGTGTGTCTAATCTATTTCActccaaacataaaaaaaaacaacaacggaCAATCTTAACAAAACACCAACATGTCCCAGTGTCTGCATAGCTTTACCAAATAAAATACTGGTCCAACACTATGAAATACTGTTGACTGCATGATGACCTAACATAcggctcgtgtgtgtgtgtgtgtgtgtgtgtgtgtgtgtgtgtgtgtgtctgtgtgtaagtcTTCTGGTTTTCTTTTAAAGAACTGGGGAAGAAACCTGATTGTAAGACAAAAAATGCACTTGGGAATTTAATTCTAAATCCCATTGCGGTATATATACAAAACTGATATGAGATCCAGTGACTCTCCTTGAATTGACATTTTCCAgcagaataaatattaaatattcctTCTCATTGTTTCTTAATAAAATACACAGTAACTCCTCATTTGTCTCCACATTTTTGGTAAATTTCTTCAGGCTCTTTGGTAGGAGTGTTAACTTAAAACCTGGATGTGACAGTCATCATTCAGCCCCTATGGTCTGCCCCCACCTAACTTTACAACCTCCCCTTCTTTCAGTTCTCATCTTTTTACTGCAGACGATCTGTTTGGAGCTGTTGAGGTTGATACTGGCTGAAGgcggcagcagctgcagcagcagctcccgGGGTAGCTGCAGTAGCGAGGGGCTGTTGAACGGTGTACCCATACCCTGCTGTCGTCATGTAGCTTGTCGGTGCTGGTGAGGCCGCGTATGGGTATTGCTCATaggcagcggcggcggcagcagTAGCAGCGGCAGCAGTTGCGGCCGCCGAGTACTGGGCATACGCAGCCCCGGTATAGTCAAGATATGGGGAAGTGGCAGCGGCAGCTGTTGCCGTAGCAGCAGAGGGTTGTACGTGAGGGATCACCACACTGGGTTGGACAAAAGCTTGAGGGTAGACATAGTGTGCAGGGACACTGTAGGACACAAAAATGCATAAAGTTAAAGCGGTGTCACAGACAGTCATGTTTCCAACGATGAAACTAAGTTGTGAAAATCAGAAAAGCAGGTGCCACGAGTATAAATCAATCCAGTCCTCACTGCAAATCATTCATTACCAACTGAGAAACCCAACCTAGAAGTGGAAAGTTAAGGAAGCAGCAAAACCACAAAGAAACACAGGCACAGCTTTTAATTTCAAACAGCACTTGAATCTTGAACACAGTGAGGCATTAAAGAAGACAGCCCAGCTCTGCACCCCATGTTTCACTTCATAAAGTATTTGACAAAATGCGAGCTGATCAGACAACACATCATCATATCAATAAAGGTAGTGGACATTATTCCATCCACGTACTGTCACACCAACGCCACACATATACGCATGCCGACGCATGTTAATAGGCCACTAATAACAACCAGATAGGGCAAAGACGAGGCTTTCTGTTTCTTAAAAGAATGGAGCAGCAATTACAATGTAGTTAGGTGACCAAAAGGTATGTATGGAGGTGTCACGTTCTGCAGAGGCCTTGCTGTTTTCATTtaccagaaaaataaatacatttaatattgttttggtttttttttcaaaaaggtcACCACTGAAGAGCAATAATCTGAATATAGACCAAAGTAAAGATATACTTGGGCTTCCTTGGTTAATTTTGCCCCACATAAGTTTTCTGTCTAAGTGACCCTTAGTAAATATACTGAGGAGCAGGTGTGAAACTGTTATAGCTGTCTGTACACAAGTGCCCTTCCCCtcatatggacacacacacacacacacacacacacacacacacacacacacacacacacacacacacacacacacacgcgcatgcCAGCTTGACTGACAAGGGAGGCTGGAGGCACGCTATTTTTGCTTCCCTTGTCTCCAAAGGACGAGACGATCTTCTCCTTCACAAACACATGGCAGGGCACTCATCTTTTAGGGGCTGCATATTCCATAATACTTTTTGAGTGAATTGACTTCTTTTGTACAAGACTGGAGGTGTCCTGGTTTAGCATTAAATGTTGCCCTTGTAACAAAGTTGGATGACAGATTGAAGCAAGAGCTTCAATTCTCACACTAAACCGGActaatctttcttttttattgcgTACGTTCAAACTTAAACAACATGCTGGTGTCCTTTCCAAGTGATACGACACATTTTAATCCAAACAGTGCAAGGGCTGAAAGGGCACAGCTGACTTAAGTCATCTCTGTTGAAACTGATGGGTTGAACATGTTGCGGTCCTGCAAGTGGGGAGCTAAATAAAGATGCTTTGTAAATCACCAGGACACATGGGTAATCCCTAGCACATAACCAAAAAGCTTCACAGGCACATGGCTCGGCCCACCTGTTGTCCACAGCCGAGTGGCTCTGTCTGTGCCATACATTATTAACAGCGCTGCAGAGTGACTCCCATTTTCCATCTGAATTTGAGAGGCCGTGGAGATCACTGTAACCAACAGCTGCTGCCTCAGAGACCAGCAGAGACCTCTGTCTCAAACATTTGAAATTGTCCTTTTATTAAAAAGAATTACTTGTTTATCGCAAAgctaaataatgaatgaatactcATATTTATAGTGGAACATCCAAAAATAGCTTTGCGCTGGGATCCTTACATTTTCATGTACTTCAAGATTCAATGATGTTAATGATACCACAAATGTGGTGGCAATTAATCCTGTTTTTCTTTAGTCATCATTATCCATGTTTGTTCTCGTGCGCTTTCACATGTTAACACTATTGTTGAAAGAGAGCTACTGGAGGGATGAGAAAAActaaactggatttttttttttcttggcaaaAAAAGTGCACAGCATAATGTACTTTTACGTAGATGTAAGCTACAAGTAAAAGCAGTGTgttaatagaataaaaaacacagcATCATGGGtaaggaaacagaaaaagaactcCCACATGCAAaccagtgtttgttttgttgtaggGGATCAATTTTGAAATCAGCACACGGAGTGATCGTCACCCCCCTTTTTACAACAAAACACGATCGTCTTGATGTTAACGAGAAACCAGGGGAAAAATGAACCACAGGCTAAAGCACAACTCAGTCATTAAAAGGGAAAATCAAACACCCCAGAGGTACAATTCCCTATCAAAAAACAGAAtgtctgcacaaaaaaaacaaaacctcctgCACCCCCCAACTTCCCCACTGCAAGTAGAAATCAGCACACAGTTAAGCTGAACACCACATCATACTGAACAAAACCAAGGCACACACACGTCTAAGCACtatggaaaactgaaaaaaaatcagaagacTTCCATGCATCTAGTCACCATTTGTGTATGTCACAGTACACAGGTAACACTTTAGTGCTCTGCCCAATGCAGACTACTCCTCAAACCATCATGTCCCTTCATCAGCTATTTTAACCGTTACCGATCCTGTTAGATCAGAGAGAAATGGACAACATGAAGTCAAGTCCTGTATGGCTGGGGACAAATGTTAACTTCCTTCACAGTCAGCGCCAAGCAGAGGAGCACAAGTCAACACTCACGTCCTCATTCCAGATTAAATGGGAAGAGGCAGTAACAAATGGCATGTTTACAACAATAAGAACAGATAATAAAAGATCACAAGAGACAAAAGCAGATTTTGTGAGAGAAatgtaactaaaaaaaaaaagtaaaactaacTAGAAATTTCTGTAACTAAACATACCCATAAGGCCTTTGGATAAACGCTGGGTGGATCTGAGGCACACCAAATGCAAAACCTAGAATGAAAACAGACACCTGTTAAAGCTTGTTTGCTTACGGtacatttttaatgaactgtgactgaaaatgaaaaaactgaaattcttttaaatttcatatagAATTAGCGTAATAGTCTGTTAGCCCGTGATGCCATGTTGGCTTCTGTCTTTGCATTCACGGTACTAGTTAAGGTATGTTCCAGTCCCTCACCCCCTTACCTGGCTGTATGACCCTGGGTTTGGCCCCCAGGTACGCCAGGTTAACATTGGCTTTCCTGCCGTCTATTATGGGGTTTGGATCCTTGCAGGCTCGGTCAGCAGAGGCCCTGTCTGCCATGGTCACCTAAGCGAAACAACAAAATTTCCATTGACCTTGGATATTTCACTGTACGGTTTGATCATGGTGATATGACCCCTCACATTATTGATTTTTACGGTCTTTTGGTTTATCTTAGATTACTCAGATCTTATTTTAGGTTCCACGTCTTGACTGTCAA contains:
- the LOC137602183 gene encoding RNA-binding protein 24-like; amino-acid sequence: MSHNWEISRNKLTGVLLLLLLLLLLHSSRIHISGGCHSLSLSSSEPVFLFCLPENFLETTYRNQQMMHSAQKDTTFTKIFVGGLPYHTTDSSLRKYFEVFGDIEEAVVITDRQTGKSRGYGFVTMADRASADRACKDPNPIIDGRKANVNLAYLGAKPRVIQPGFAFGVPQIHPAFIQRPYGVPAHYVYPQAFVQPSVVIPHVQPSAATATAAAATSPYLDYTGAAYAQYSAAATAAAATAAAAAAYEQYPYAASPAPTSYMTTAGYGYTVQQPLATAATPGAAAAAAAAFSQYQPQQLQTDRLQ